In the Brevundimonas mediterranea genome, GCCCTGCAGCAGACCCTGGCCCGAATAGACAAGACCCTGGCCGAGGTGTCGCTGAAGCCGATTCTGGAGACCCTGGCGGTCGCCGGTGACGATGATGTGTTCGAAAGCCTGGGGCGCGGCCGACTATCGCCGACGACGGTGGCGGAGACCCTGTTCCCCGCCATGAAGGGGCGGCTGAAGGCCGGACCCGAGAAACAACGGATCGAAAGCGACACCGCCCGTCTGTTCGTGCGCGGCGGCGGACTGACGCCGGGCGTCAGCGTTCACTTCGGGCAGTGCTGCACCCCGGTGCCGGGCGATCGGATCGTCGGCATCCTGGAGCCGGAGATCGGCCTGACGGTCCATACGATCGACTGCCAGTCCCTGGCGGCCTTCGCCGATGACGACTCGGTCTGGCACGACCTGCAATGGACGCCCCAGGCCGAGACAGACGCCGTGGCGGCGGTTCGTCTGAACGCGACCATTCGCAACGCGCCGGGGGTGCTGGGGCAGGTGACGACCCTGATCGGCGAGGCGGGCGGCAATATCATCAACCTGTCCATGGCCTACCGCCAGCAGGACTTCTTCGATGTGACCATCGACGTCGAGGTCGAAGACGCCAAACACGCGACCATGCTTATGGCGGCGCTGCGGGCCAATCCGTCCGTCGACAACGTCGATCGCGGTCGAGGCTGAGCCTTTGACTCGAGGGGCCGAGGCGCTAAGACCGCGCCATGAACACCCAAGACGTCCTCAACGAATTCCGTGACGCCGGCGCCCTGCGCGAAGGCCATTTCGTCCTGTCGTCCGGGCTGCACAGCCCGGTCTTCCTGCAGAAGAACCTGGTCTTCATGCAGACCGACCGCTGCGAACGCCTGTGCAAGGCCCTGGCGGACAAGATCGTCGCGACCGTGGGGCCCGTGGATGTCGCCATTTCGCCGGCCGTGGGCGGGATTATCCCCGGATATGAGACCGCGCGTCACCTGGGCGTGCCGTCGATGTATGTCGAGCGGGAAGGCGGGCAGTTCAAGCTGCGGCGCGGGTTCTCGGTCGAGCCGGGGCAGAAGGTGGTGATGGTCGAGGACATCGTCACCACGGGCCTGTCGTCGCGCGAGTGCATCGCCGCCATCCAGGCTGCGGGGGGCGAAGTGGTCGCGGCCGCCTGTATCGTGGATCGGTCGGGCGGCAAGGCGGATGTGGGCGTGCCCCTGATCGCCCTGGCCTCGCTGGAAGTGCCGGCCTATCCGGCCGACGCCCTGCCGCCGGAACTGGCGGCTCTGCCAGTCGAGGATCCCGGCAGCCGCAGACTTTCGAAGTGATGTTCGGTTTGGCGAGGAGCTGAGATGCGCGAACGGGTCAGGCTGGGCGTCAACATCGATCATGTCGCCACCGTGCGGAACGCGCGGGGCGGGACGCATCCTGATCCGGCCCGTGCCGCCGAGGCGGCGCTGGCCGCCGGCGCCGACGGCATCACGGCCCATCTGCGCGAGGACCGTCGCCATATCACCGACGCCGACATCGATGTTCTGAGCGCCCTGTGCGCCCGGGCGGGCAAGCCCCTGAATTTCGAGATGGCGGTGACGGAGGAGATGCTGGCCATCGCCCTGCGCCATCGGCCCCACGCCGCCTGTCTGGTGCCCGAACGGCGCGAGGAGGTCACGACCGAGGGCGGTCTGGCCGTCGCGGGGCACGAGGCGCGGATCGCGCCGGTGGCCCAGGCCCTGGCCGAGGCGGGCATCCGGGTGTCCCTGTTCATCGAGCCGTCGGAAGACCAGGTCGAGGCCGCCGCCGCCGTCGGCGCGCAGGTGGTGGAGTTCCACACCGGCCGCTACTGCCTGCTGACCGATCCCGGCGAGCGGGAGGTCGAGTTCGAACGGATCGCCGCCGCCGCAGCCCAGGCCGACATCCTGGGGCTTGAGGTCCATGCCGGCCATGGGCTGGATTACGACACGGCGCCGCGCATGCTGGCGATCCCCGAAGTTCGAGAGCTGAACATCGGCCATTTCCTGATCGGCGAATCCATCTTCGTCGGCCTGGATTCCGCCATTCGCCGCATGCGGGCGGCGATGGACGCCGCCCTGTGATCCTCGGCGTCGGGGCGGACCTGTCCGATATTCGGAGAATCCAGGCCTCGCTGGATCGGTTCGGCGAGCGGTTCAAACAGCGCTGTTTCACCGATCTGGAGCGGACGCGATCGGACCGCAAGCCCGATCCCGCCTGGAGTTACGCCAAGCGGTTCGCCGCCAAGGAGGCCTGCGCCAAGGCCCTGGGCACCGGGATGAGAGCCGATGTCTACTGGCGCGACATGGGGGTGGTGAACCTGCGCTCCGGCCAGCCGACCCTGGCCCTGACGGGCCACGCCTCCGACCATCTGGCGCGACTGACGCCGGCGGGTCATGAGGCGAGGATTCACCTGACCCTCAGCGATGAACACCCCTATGCACTCGCCTTCGTGGTGATCGAAGCCTTGCCGCTGTCGTAATCGCGATATACCCGTCACGGGACGACCGCGCAGACGCGGCAAGGGGATGCTTGATCGCATGAGCGAAGACCAGAAGCCGCACGACGCCGATGCTGCCCAGACCAACGCGACCGACGCCACGCCGGAGGAAGTCTTCGCCGCGTCCGAGGCCGATGCGCCTGTGGAGGCGGTGAAGGATCCCGCCGCCGAAAAGCGCCCGGTCTGGAGCGACAAGGGGGATGCGCCGTTCGAGGACGAGCCGACGACTCCGGTCTATGCGCGCAAGCCCGCCAAGAAGGCCAAGGGCGAACAGAGCGCCGGCGACGAAACGGTCGAGATCGTCAAGACGATCTTCTTCGCCCTGCTGATCGCCATGGTGCTGCGGATCTTCCTGTTCCAGCCCTTCACCATCCCGTCGGCCTCGATGGAGCCGAACCTGTACGAAGGCGACTATATCGTCGTGTCGAAATGGTCCTACGGCTATTCGAAACACTCGATCCCGTTCAGCCCGCCGCTGTTCGACGGCCGCATCATGGGTTCGGCGCCCAAGCGCGGCGATATCGTGGTGTTCAAGCTGCCGCGTGACGACAAGACCGACTTCATCAAGCGAGTGATCGGCCTGCCGGGCGACCGCATCCAGATGATCGCCAACAAGCTGTATATCAACGACAAGCCGGTTCAGGACGTCGTCGTCAGCCAGGGTGAGATCGACGACATCTTCGGCGCGCACACGATCGCCGAGGTCCGCGAGACCCTGCCGGAAGGCAAGAGCTTCATGACCCAGGACTTCGGCCCCGGCAACGACCTGGACGACACCCCGGTCTATGAGGTGCCGGTCGGCCACTACTTCATGATGGGCGACAACCGCGACAACTCGATCGACAGCCGTGTCGAACAGTCCAGCGGCGTGGGCATGGTCCCGGCCGAGAACTTGGTCGGCAAGGCGCAGATCATCCTGTTCTCGTGGAAGCCCGGATCGTCGCTGTGGAACCCCGTCAGCTGGTTCAACGTGCGGCTCGACCGGTTCTTCAACGTCCTGCACTGATGGCCAATTTACGGGCCGAGGCGGTCGCGGCGCTTCAGACACGCATTGGTCATGCCTTTAGGGATGCGGCCTTGCTGGAACGCGCCCTGACCCACGCCAGCGTGGGCGAGGGCGCGCCGGTCGGCGTGCATGGCCCCCGCGACAACGAGCGGCTGGAGTTCCTGGGCGACCGGGTGCTGGGCCTGCTGGTGGCCGAGAAGCTGTCGCGGGACTATCCCACCGCCAACGAGGGTCAGCTCTCGTCCAGCCTGCACGCCCTGGTCGACAAGACCGCCTGCGCACGGGTGGGAGAGGCCCTGGGCGTCGGCGCTGCGCTGCGGCTGTCGCCGGGCGAGACCAAGACGGGGGGGCGCCGCAAGGCCGGGGTGATCGCCGACGCGGTCGAGGCCATCCTGGCGGCCGTCTATCTGGACGGCGGGCTGGAGGCGGCGCGAGCCTTCTTCGACAAGGCCTGGGCGGAAGAGTTTTCCGCCCCGCCGTCACGGACCGTGACCAACCCCAAGTCGGCGCTGCAGGAGTGGGCCCAGGCCAAGGGCCGACCGCTTCCGACCTATCGCGTCGCGGATCGGACGGGTTCGGATCATGCGCCGACATTCACCATCGAGGTGTCCGTCGAGGGCGTGGAGCCCTTGACCGCACAGGGGCGTTCGCGTCAGGAGGCGGAGAAGGCGGCCGCAACGGCTCTCCTCAAACGTGAAGGCGTCATTTGACCGATATCGAAAACCAGCGCGCGGGCTTCGCCGCCATCATCGGCGCGCCGAACGCCGGCAAGTCCACGCTGGTCAACCGGCTGACCGGATCCAAGGTCTCCATCGTCACCCAGAAGGTGCAGACGACACGGTTCCCGGTGCGCGGCATCGCCATGGAAGGCGACGCCCAGATCGTTCTGGTGGACACCCCCGGCATCTTCACCCCGCGCCGTCGGCTGGACCGGGCCATGGTCGCCTCGGCCTGGGGCGGAGCGCAGGACGCGGACGTGGTCGTCCACCTGATCGACGCCCAGTCGCACATCAACGCCGAGGGCCGTGAAGGCACGGCGGCGGACCGCCGCTCGGCCGAGGACACCGAGACCATCATCGCCAATCTTCAGTCCACCGGGACGAAGGTGATTCTGGCGCTGAACAAGATCGACGGCATGCGCCGCGACACCCTGCTGGCCCTGTCGCAGACACTGTTCGAGAGCGGCGTCTATGACGAGGTCTATATGATCTCCGCCGCCAACGGCGACGGGGTCGAGGACCTGAAGCAGCGTCTGGCGCGGTCGATGCCCAAGGGGCCGTGGCTGTATCCAGAGGACCAGGCGGCGGACGTGCCGGTGCGGGTTCTGGCGGCCGAGATCACGCGCGAGAAGGTCTATCTGCGCGTCCACGAGGAACTGCCCTATTCGGCGGCGGTGGAGACCACCAGTTTCGAGGACCGCGCCGACGGCTCGGCCCGGATCGAACAGACCATCTATGTCGAGCGCGAGAGCCAGCGGCCCATCGTCCTGGGCAAGGGGGGCCAGACGCTGAAATGGATCGGCCAGAAGGCGCGCGAGGAGCTGAACGAGATCCTCGGCCGCCAGGTCCACCTGTTCCTGACCGTCAAGGTTGATCCGAAGTGGCAGGATTCGCGGGCGCTTTACGCCCAGTTCGGTCTGGATTTCGACGTCTGAGTTCCCGTGTTTGAAGTGCCGCGTACCCCTGGGGGCCATCCCCGGCTCGTTCTGGGCGTCCTTGGGGCGCTGATCCTCGGCGGCGCGGTCTGGGCGGGCTTCTCCACGGCCGTGAAACCCGCCAGCGATGCGGTTCTGGCCTCCATACGTCCCGACACGCCGCCGCGTCCGCCCCTGGTGGTGGTCGAGGACTTGCCGCAACTGGCCGCACGGCTGGACCGTGAGGCCGCCGCCGGGCGTTTCATGGGGGCGGTGCTGGTGGCCAAGGGCGACCGGGTGCTGTTCCGTCAGGTCTATGGCGAGGCGAACTATGAGCAGGATCGGCCGCTGAAGCTGGATTCCCGGTTTCGCCTGGCCTCGATCTCCAAACAGTTCACCGCCACGGCCATCCTGCGTCTTCAGGACGAGGGAAGGCTGCGCATCTCCGACCCCGTGTGCAAATGGATCCAGCCGTGCCCGAAGGCGTGGGAGCCGGTGCGGATCAGCCACCTGCTGTCGCACACCTCGGGGATACCGGACCTGATGGCGCGGCCGGGCTGGGGCATGCGTCGGACCACGCCGGCGACCCTGAACGAGCTGACCGAGGATTCGAAACGTTTCGGCCTGCAGTTCGCGCCGGGAACCAAGGTCCGTTACGACAATGCGGGCTTCAACCTGGCGGCGGCCATCGTCGAGCAGGCCAGCGGCCGGCCCTATGACGCCTATATGCGCGAGACCTTCTTCGGCCCCTTGGGCATGAAGGACAGCGGGCTGGACCTGGACGGCGGCGACCATGGGGTGATCATGGGCTACGCCAACTTCCCGGCCGGGCTGGCGGCCCAGCCGAACGCCAACACCTCCATCGTCGCCGGGGCGGGTGCGGTCTATTCGACCCTGGACGATCTGCTGGTCTGGCAAAGGGCGCTGCACCGGGGAGCGCTGCTGAAGCCGTTCAGCTATCAGCAGATGCTGGCCGACCACGCCCCGGCCGACACGCCCAAGGAGCGGGGCCGTCCGCGCCGCGACTGGGGTTACGGGATCTTCTCGAACCGGCTGGGCGATCAGGTTCGGCCCAGTTTCCAGGATCGCCAGATCTATCACACCGGCAGCTGGGGCGGGTTCCGCAACCTGATGCTCTATCAGCCCGAGGCCGATGTGACGGTGATCGTGCTGTCGAACAATTATCACCTCCGCGACCAGGTCTTCCTGATCAGCCAACAGGCGATGGCCGAGGCCCTGGGCCGGGAATTCCCCACGACCCTGGCCCGCTGACCGCCCGTCAGGTCGGCAGCATGGACCCCGTGTCGATGTAGCGCTGGTGCCAGGACAGGGCCTCGTTCAGCAGGTGCGGCGACTGGAGGCCGTAGGAGCCCTTCAGCGCACGGTCGTAATAGTCGTTCAGCGCATCGCGGTATCTGGGGTGGGCGCAGTGGGCGATGATCAGCTTGGCCCGCTGTTTCGGCGACAGGCCGCGCAGGTCGGCAAGGCCCTGTTCGGTGACGATGACCTGGACGTCCTGGGTGATGTGGTCGACGTGGCTGGCCATGGGCACGATGGCCGAGATGGCGCCGCCCTTGGCCGTTGAAGGCGTCACGAAGCAGGAGATGAAGGCGTTGCGCGAGAAGTCCCCGGAACCGCCGATGCCGTTCTGGATGCGTGAGCCCATGACCTGGGTCGAGTTGACGTTGCCGTAGATGTCGGCCTCGATCAGGCCGTTCATGGCGATACAGCCCAGGCGGCGGATCAGCTCGGGGTGGTTGGAGATTTCCTGCGGGCGCAGGATGATCTTGCCGCGGAACTGCTCCATGCGACTGTTCATGTCCGCCGCCGCCTCCGGGCTGAGGGAGAAGGCGGTGGCGGAGGCGACCGTCAACTTGCCGGCGTCCAGCAGGTCCAGCATCCCGTCCTGGATCACCTCTGTATAGGCGGCCATCCGCTCGAACGGACTGTCCATCAGGCCCGCCAGCACGGCGTTGGCGACATTGCCGACGCCCGATTGCAGCGGCAACAGGGCGGTCGGCAGGCGGCCGACTCGGACCTCGTGCTTGAGGAATTCGATCAGGTGGCCGGCGATGGCGCGGGCGTTGGCGTCGGGCGCGGCGAAGGGCAGGTTGCGGTCGGGGGCCTCGGTCTCGACGATGGCGACGATCTTGGCCGGATCACAGCGGAGGGTCGGCTGGCCGATCAGCTGATCGGGCCGGGTCAGGGGGATGGGCACACGGTTGGGCGGCAGGGCGGTGCCGTAATAGATGTCGTGCATCCCCTCCAGCGCCGGGTTCTGCCAGGCGTTGACCTCCAGGATCACGCGCTCGGCCCGGTCCAGCCAGGTCTTGTTGTTGCCGATGGAGGAGGAGGGGACCAGGCTGCCGTCGGCGTTGATCGCCGAAACCTCGACCACGGCGGTGTCCAGCGGACCCAGCACGCCCTGCCAGACCATGGGCGCCAGCTGGCTGAGGTGCATGTCCAGATAGTCCATCTGGCCCGAGTTGATCTTCTCACGCGCGATGGGGTCGGAGTTGTAGGGCAGGCGGCGTTCGATCCCGTCGGCCTTGGCCAGGGCCCCGTCCAGTTCCGGCCCGGTGGAGGCGCCGGTCCAGAGATTCAGCCGGAAGGCGTCGCCGGCCGCGTGGGCGGCCTCGATCCGCGCCGCGAGAGCCGAGGGCACCGCCTTGGGGTAGCCCGAGCCGGTGAAGCCGCTCATGCCCACGGTCGAGCCGGCGGGAATCAGGGCGGCGGCGTCCTGGGCGGACATCAGCTTGGAGCGCAGGGATTGGCTGCGGATACGCGACATGGAGCTCTTCAAGGTTACGGCCGGGGAGGGCCTGCAAGGCGGGGCTGGACTTGGGCGTCGCGGTCTCGACGGTCCATTAGACCTTGGTCGAGCTTGCCCGCTTCGTCCATGATCCTCGTCAAATATTCAGAGGGCCGGCTCCGGCGGCTAGCCTGTTTTCGAAAATCGAGAACAGGAGTAGAACGAACCCATGATCGCCGCTCTCGCCGCCCTGGCCCTGATGTCCGTCCCCCTGCAATCTACGGAGGACCCCGTGGTCGCGGCCGAGGCCGTGGTGGATCGGATGCATGCGGCGGCTTCGCATGCTGACGCCGACGCCTATTTCGGCCTGTTCACGCCCGACGCCCGCTTCATCGGCACCGACGCGACCGAGCGATGGTCGCTGGCTCAGTTCAAGGCCTATGCGGCGCCCTATTTCTCGCGGGGGCAGGGGTGGACCTATCGGCCCCACGACCGGGTCACGACACTGGCGCCCGGCGACTGTCGCTGCATCGTCTGGTTCGACGAACTGCTGGACAACGACGCCTATGGGCTGACGCGCGGTTCCGGCGTGCTGCGCCGAACCGAGGACGGCTGGAAGATCGAGCAGTATGTGTTGAGCATGCCCATTCCGAACGACAAGGCGAAGGCAGTGGTGGCTCTGGTTCAGTCTCCGGTCGAGGCCCGGCCTGACGCGGATCCCGCGCACTGATGGATTTTCATGAAGAGGCCTTTGTCCTGTCGGCGCGCGCCCATGGGGACACCGGCGCCGTGGTGGATCTGTTGACCGAAAGCCATGGACGGCGCGCGGCCTATGTGGCCGGCGGGGCGTCCCGCAAGATGCGACCCTTCCTGCAGGCCGGGGCGCGGGTCGTGGCCGACTATCGCGCGCGGACATCGGATCATCTGGGCGGGGCGCGGCTGGAGCCGGTGGGCGAGGGGCCCAGCGCCCTGTTCGACGACGCCCTGGCCCTGACCGGCCTGGCGGCTGCTGCGGGGGTGGCGCAGGGGGCCTTGCCTGAGCGTGAGCCGCATCCCGGCGTCTTCCTGGCCTTTGAGGCCCTGATGGCCGCCTTCGCCCTTCCGGACGTCTGGCCGGCCATCTTCGTGCGGTTCGAGGCGGGGCTGCTGGAAGACCTGGGCTTCGGCCTCGATCTGTCGAAATGTGCGGCGACGGGGACGGCGGACGACCTGATCTATGTCAGCCCCCGCACCGGGCGGGCGGTCAGCCGCGAAGCCGGCGCCCCCTATGCCGACAAGATGCTGAGCCTGCCGCCCTTCATGCTGGGGGCGCAGGCGGGGCTGGTCGAGGGCGACGTCAGGGCGGGGTTCGACCTGACCGGCCATTTTCTGGAACAGTTCGTCTTCCACCCGCAGAACAAGCCCTTGCCGGCCGCGCGGGTCTGGATGCTGGACCGGCTGGCCGAGACGGGACGTCTCTAAGCGACGGCTTCGGGTTCAAGCCCCATAGCCAATTCGGCGCGGGGCTCGCTTTCTTGGGCGCCTTGCAGGCCTGACGCCGCTGCGTCGCCTGAGCTGTGCTTCAGATCTCGAAAAACAACCGCGGGAAATTCACGCCACGCCCCATGGCGCGTCATGGTTGTGGGGGTCGACTTTCAACGGGGCCACGCGACCCTCCATCCGAGGCCTCAATCGAATGGAAGGAGACAAGCATGGCTATTCCGACCCCGGTGAACGGTCAGATCACCGACGCCGTCACCCAGGCGAATGTGAAGGTCCTTGGCGACGCCCCGGCGATGGCCATGGGCGCGATCTATCAGTCGCTCGCCCACTCCACCGGCATTCTCTACGAGAACGCGACGTCATCGCAGCAGCAGCTGGCGATCGCCGCCCAGGCCGCGACCAACCAGGGCGTGATCCAGATCTACAGCGTCGACACCATGGCCGGCGCGGTCGCCACGTCGAAGATCGCCCAGTCCGATACGCCCGACAACATGATGGCCCTTCTGACGGCCCTGCGCGCCGTCGGTCCCACGGCTGCGGTTTCCTGATTTTCCGTCCCGCAAACCCAAAACAGAAGGACTTGAGACATGGCGCTTCCGACACCCGTCAACGGCATGATCACCGACGCCGTCACCCAGGCCAACGTCAAGGTGCTGGGCGACGCTCCGGCCATGGCCATGGGCGCGATCTATCAATCGCTCGCCCACTCCACCGGCATTCTCTACGAGAATGCAGCCTCTTCGCAGCAGCAACTGGCCATCGCCGGCCAGGCCGCGACCAATCAGGGGGTCATCCAGATCTACAGCGTCGACACCATGGCCGGCGCTGTCGCCGCCAGCAAGATCAGCCAGTCGGACACGCCTGACAATCTGTTGTCCCTGCTGACGGCCCTGCGCGCCACGGCGGCCTGACGCCGAACCCTGGATATCCGTGACGGCCGCGGCGGGAGACTGGCGCCCGCCGCGCCAACCCCTGGAGGACGACCATGGTCGAGGCGAAGATGAACGAGAAGACGGCGGAAAAATCCGCCCAGACCCTCGGCGACTTCGAGGAGATTCTGAAGCTCATGCTGGAGCTCAGCAAGAACCCCGCGACGGCCCCCACGGCGGAATCAGCCGCCAACACCCTGCTGACCGTCATCGGCTCGGGCCCCAGCTTCGCGGCGATGCAGAGCCTGGTGGCCGCCAATCAGGCCAGCGGGATGATGTACCACAACGCCGTCGCCAACCAGCAGACCACCAACATCCTGGGCATGGTCGCGACCATGAACTGCGTCCAGGCGCTGATGGACAAGCCGTCCGTCATTCCGTGGCCGGACATCGGTCCGCGCCGTGAGGAGCCGTTCGAATGACACGCGAGGAAAAGCGATTGAGAACCGAAGAAGGGCTGGCCGTCGCGGCCTGTCGCGACGACGCCCTGCTGCTGTGCGCCGGAGCCGGCGTGTGCAACGCCGGTCTGATCACCATCATGGCCTCGGCGGACGCTTTTGCTGCGCGCCTGGCCGCCTCAACGCAGCATGCGGCGGAACTGTCGACGCTGCAGATCCGGCAACTGGCGACCAGCCTGGCCGACATGCAGCAAATCCGCACGGTCCGGACCGCCGACGTCGGCGTGCGGTCGGTGTCGCAAGTTCGTCAGGAGCCTGCGCCATCGGCCTTCTACGGCGCGCCGGTCGTCACCTGAGCATCAAGAAAAGGGGGAGGCTTCGTCATGAGCGACACCGTCAACGCACAGATCACCGACGCCGTCACCCAGACCAACGTCAAGGTGCTGGGCGAGGGGCCGGCGGAAGCCATGGCCGTGTCGGTCCAAGCGGTGGCGCACGCCACCAGCCTGTCGGTCGAGAACGCCAGCCAGACCCAGGGGGGCATGCAGCAGATCAACAACGCCGCCGTCGGCGCCCTGATCGCCAAGATCCTCGAAATCGCGGTCTGAGCGATGGCCTATCCGACCGCCGTGAACAGTCAGATCACCGATGCGGTGACGCAGCAGAACCTGATGGTCCTGGGCGCCGCCTCTACGATCGCCATGGGCTCGATCTACCAGAGCGCGGCCCATTCGACGGCGATCGTGTTCGAGAACG is a window encoding:
- a CDS encoding acetyl-CoA hydrolase/transferase family protein translates to MSRIRSQSLRSKLMSAQDAAALIPAGSTVGMSGFTGSGYPKAVPSALAARIEAAHAAGDAFRLNLWTGASTGPELDGALAKADGIERRLPYNSDPIAREKINSGQMDYLDMHLSQLAPMVWQGVLGPLDTAVVEVSAINADGSLVPSSSIGNNKTWLDRAERVILEVNAWQNPALEGMHDIYYGTALPPNRVPIPLTRPDQLIGQPTLRCDPAKIVAIVETEAPDRNLPFAAPDANARAIAGHLIEFLKHEVRVGRLPTALLPLQSGVGNVANAVLAGLMDSPFERMAAYTEVIQDGMLDLLDAGKLTVASATAFSLSPEAAADMNSRMEQFRGKIILRPQEISNHPELIRRLGCIAMNGLIEADIYGNVNSTQVMGSRIQNGIGGSGDFSRNAFISCFVTPSTAKGGAISAIVPMASHVDHITQDVQVIVTEQGLADLRGLSPKQRAKLIIAHCAHPRYRDALNDYYDRALKGSYGLQSPHLLNEALSWHQRYIDTGSMLPT
- a CDS encoding serine hydrolase domain-containing protein, yielding MPRTPGGHPRLVLGVLGALILGGAVWAGFSTAVKPASDAVLASIRPDTPPRPPLVVVEDLPQLAARLDREAAAGRFMGAVLVAKGDRVLFRQVYGEANYEQDRPLKLDSRFRLASISKQFTATAILRLQDEGRLRISDPVCKWIQPCPKAWEPVRISHLLSHTSGIPDLMARPGWGMRRTTPATLNELTEDSKRFGLQFAPGTKVRYDNAGFNLAAAIVEQASGRPYDAYMRETFFGPLGMKDSGLDLDGGDHGVIMGYANFPAGLAAQPNANTSIVAGAGAVYSTLDDLLVWQRALHRGALLKPFSYQQMLADHAPADTPKERGRPRRDWGYGIFSNRLGDQVRPSFQDRQIYHTGSWGGFRNLMLYQPEADVTVIVLSNNYHLRDQVFLISQQAMAEALGREFPTTLAR
- the era gene encoding GTPase Era — translated: MTDIENQRAGFAAIIGAPNAGKSTLVNRLTGSKVSIVTQKVQTTRFPVRGIAMEGDAQIVLVDTPGIFTPRRRLDRAMVASAWGGAQDADVVVHLIDAQSHINAEGREGTAADRRSAEDTETIIANLQSTGTKVILALNKIDGMRRDTLLALSQTLFESGVYDEVYMISAANGDGVEDLKQRLARSMPKGPWLYPEDQAADVPVRVLAAEITREKVYLRVHEELPYSAAVETTSFEDRADGSARIEQTIYVERESQRPIVLGKGGQTLKWIGQKAREELNEILGRQVHLFLTVKVDPKWQDSRALYAQFGLDFDV
- a CDS encoding RebB family R body protein codes for the protein MAIPTPVNGQITDAVTQANVKVLGDAPAMAMGAIYQSLAHSTGILYENATSSQQQLAIAAQAATNQGVIQIYSVDTMAGAVATSKIAQSDTPDNMMALLTALRAVGPTAAVS
- the pyrE gene encoding orotate phosphoribosyltransferase, giving the protein MNTQDVLNEFRDAGALREGHFVLSSGLHSPVFLQKNLVFMQTDRCERLCKALADKIVATVGPVDVAISPAVGGIIPGYETARHLGVPSMYVEREGGQFKLRRGFSVEPGQKVVMVEDIVTTGLSSRECIAAIQAAGGEVVAAACIVDRSGGKADVGVPLIALASLEVPAYPADALPPELAALPVEDPGSRRLSK
- the recO gene encoding DNA repair protein RecO yields the protein MDFHEEAFVLSARAHGDTGAVVDLLTESHGRRAAYVAGGASRKMRPFLQAGARVVADYRARTSDHLGGARLEPVGEGPSALFDDALALTGLAAAAGVAQGALPEREPHPGVFLAFEALMAAFALPDVWPAIFVRFEAGLLEDLGFGLDLSKCAATGTADDLIYVSPRTGRAVSREAGAPYADKMLSLPPFMLGAQAGLVEGDVRAGFDLTGHFLEQFVFHPQNKPLPAARVWMLDRLAETGRL
- a CDS encoding RebB family R body protein — protein: MALPTPVNGMITDAVTQANVKVLGDAPAMAMGAIYQSLAHSTGILYENAASSQQQLAIAGQAATNQGVIQIYSVDTMAGAVAASKISQSDTPDNLLSLLTALRATAA
- a CDS encoding pyridoxine 5'-phosphate synthase encodes the protein MRERVRLGVNIDHVATVRNARGGTHPDPARAAEAALAAGADGITAHLREDRRHITDADIDVLSALCARAGKPLNFEMAVTEEMLAIALRHRPHAACLVPERREEVTTEGGLAVAGHEARIAPVAQALAEAGIRVSLFIEPSEDQVEAAAAVGAQVVEFHTGRYCLLTDPGEREVEFERIAAAAAQADILGLEVHAGHGLDYDTAPRMLAIPEVRELNIGHFLIGESIFVGLDSAIRRMRAAMDAAL
- the rnc gene encoding ribonuclease III; amino-acid sequence: MANLRAEAVAALQTRIGHAFRDAALLERALTHASVGEGAPVGVHGPRDNERLEFLGDRVLGLLVAEKLSRDYPTANEGQLSSSLHALVDKTACARVGEALGVGAALRLSPGETKTGGRRKAGVIADAVEAILAAVYLDGGLEAARAFFDKAWAEEFSAPPSRTVTNPKSALQEWAQAKGRPLPTYRVADRTGSDHAPTFTIEVSVEGVEPLTAQGRSRQEAEKAAATALLKREGVI
- the acpS gene encoding holo-ACP synthase is translated as MILGVGADLSDIRRIQASLDRFGERFKQRCFTDLERTRSDRKPDPAWSYAKRFAAKEACAKALGTGMRADVYWRDMGVVNLRSGQPTLALTGHASDHLARLTPAGHEARIHLTLSDEHPYALAFVVIEALPLS
- the lepB gene encoding signal peptidase I gives rise to the protein MSEDQKPHDADAAQTNATDATPEEVFAASEADAPVEAVKDPAAEKRPVWSDKGDAPFEDEPTTPVYARKPAKKAKGEQSAGDETVEIVKTIFFALLIAMVLRIFLFQPFTIPSASMEPNLYEGDYIVVSKWSYGYSKHSIPFSPPLFDGRIMGSAPKRGDIVVFKLPRDDKTDFIKRVIGLPGDRIQMIANKLYINDKPVQDVVVSQGEIDDIFGAHTIAEVRETLPEGKSFMTQDFGPGNDLDDTPVYEVPVGHYFMMGDNRDNSIDSRVEQSSGVGMVPAENLVGKAQIILFSWKPGSSLWNPVSWFNVRLDRFFNVLH
- a CDS encoding RebB family R body protein, translating into MVEAKMNEKTAEKSAQTLGDFEEILKLMLELSKNPATAPTAESAANTLLTVIGSGPSFAAMQSLVAANQASGMMYHNAVANQQTTNILGMVATMNCVQALMDKPSVIPWPDIGPRREEPFE
- a CDS encoding RebB family R body protein, with protein sequence MSDTVNAQITDAVTQTNVKVLGEGPAEAMAVSVQAVAHATSLSVENASQTQGGMQQINNAAVGALIAKILEIAV
- a CDS encoding nuclear transport factor 2 family protein is translated as MIAALAALALMSVPLQSTEDPVVAAEAVVDRMHAAASHADADAYFGLFTPDARFIGTDATERWSLAQFKAYAAPYFSRGQGWTYRPHDRVTTLAPGDCRCIVWFDELLDNDAYGLTRGSGVLRRTEDGWKIEQYVLSMPIPNDKAKAVVALVQSPVEARPDADPAH